The following proteins are encoded in a genomic region of Oncorhynchus gorbuscha isolate QuinsamMale2020 ecotype Even-year linkage group LG11, OgorEven_v1.0, whole genome shotgun sequence:
- the LOC124048997 gene encoding intracellular hyaluronan-binding protein 4-like, translating into MKGIIEDPTESAGFGCAVTNRFGQLLDNEADPFDIIRQAQVEKQKKKDELKRTDTTSKLIKKESQKDKRTPLNAVEGNHSQAKNVQGQKYPPRGAPGQVEEKGERRVAFRDRRQNDSEAPLGYSIERPVDQGERAARGRGGGRGRGMRGNSNFRSTDGFDQRGKREFERHSGSDRTGVRPEEKRGGSGPRNWGSMRDHMSAAADGAPTEGGDGDEVADSAETGANRAPETEGEGEAVVEVSVEMSLDEWKALQEQNRPKKEFNLRKADTIVPSDSVVIHKSKKQVEEEIEEDDAAALRRPANDITAKLKIDFGSLGRPSRGTRGGGRGGRGGPATRPETISPQKPPEKARFQQGQAPNPDDPEDFPALA; encoded by the exons ATGAAGGGTATAATTGAAGATCCCACCGAAAGTGCTGGTTTTGGGTGCGCCGTGACAAACCGTTTTGGTCAGCTTTTAGACAACGAGGCCGACCCTTTCGATATTATTCGCCAGGCGCAGGTGGAAAAACAGAAGAAAAAGGATGAGCTGAAAAGAACTGATACAACATCCAAACTTATCAAGAAGGAGTCTCAAAAGGACAAGAGAACTCCCTTGAATGCTGTGGAAGGCAACCATTCACAGGCAAAAAATGTACAGG GTCAGAAATATCCTCCTCGAGGTGCACCTGGCCaggtggaggagaagggggagcgaCGAGTTGCCTTCCGGGATCGGAGGCAGAACGACAGTGAGGCTCCGCTAGGATACTCAATTGAAAG GCCTGTGGATCAGGGTGAGCGTGCCGCAAGGGGCCGAGGTGGTGGCCGTGGAAGAGGAATGCGCGGCAACAGCAACTTCAGATCCACAGATGGCTTTGACCAGAGAGGCAAAAGGGAGTTTGAGCGCCACAGTGGCAGCGATAGAAC TGGTGTCAGGCCAGAGGAGAAGCGAGGGGGCAGTGGTCCACGAAACTGGGGATCCATGAGGGACCACATGAG TGCTGCCGCTGATGGGGCTCCCActgagggaggggatggagatgAGGTGGCAGATTCCGCAGAGACTGGAGCAAATCG TGCCCCGGAGACTGAAGGTGAGGGGGAAGCAGTGGTGGAGGTTTCCGTGGAGATGTCTCTGGACGAGTGGAAAGCCCTACAGGAACAGAACCGGCCCAAGAAGGAGTTCAACCTGCGCAAGGCTGATACCATTGTGCCCTCTGACTCTGTGGTCATCCACAAGTCCAAGAAACAGGTTGAG GAGGAGATTGAGGAGGATGACGCTGCAGCCCTCCGTCGCCCCGCCAATGACATCACAGCCAAGCTGAAGATTGACTTTGGCAGTCTGGGACGACCCTCACGGGGtaccagaggaggaggaagaggtggacgAGGTGGCCCAGCCACACGGCCAGAGACCATTTCTCCCCAGAAGCCTCCTGAGAAG GCCCGATTCCAGCAGGGACAGGCCCCAAACCCTGACGACCCAGAAGACTTTCCTGCCCTTGCCTAA